A window from Eubalaena glacialis isolate mEubGla1 chromosome 1, mEubGla1.1.hap2.+ XY, whole genome shotgun sequence encodes these proteins:
- the CSGALNACT2 gene encoding chondroitin sulfate N-acetylgalactosaminyltransferase 2 isoform X2 — MPRRGLILQTRTHWLLLGLALLCSLILFLYLLECAPQTDGNASLPGIVGENYGKEYYQALLQEQEEHYQTRATSLKRQIAQLKQELQEMSEKMRSLQERKNVGANGIGYQGNKEQAPSDLLEFLHSQIDKAEVSIGAKLPSEYGVIPFESFTLMKVFQLEMGLTRHPEEKPVRKDKRDELVEVIEAGLEVINNPDEDDEQEDEDGPLGEKLVFNENDFIEGYYRTERDKGTLYELFFKKADLMEYKHVTLFRPFGPLMKVKSEMIDITRSIINIIVPLAERTEAFAQFMQNFRDVCIHQDKRIHLTVVYFGKEGLSKVKSILESVTSESNFHNYTLVSLNEEFNRGRGLNVGARAWDKGEVLMFFCDVDIYFSAEFLNSCRLNAEPGSQKRFWLLARFWLWNDLSVSIRFPDHWWI, encoded by the exons ATGCCTAGAAGAGGATTGATTCTTCAGACCCGGACCCACTGGCTACTGTTGGGTCTCGCTTTACTCTGcagtttaatattatttttgtacCTTCTGGAATGTGCCCCCCAGACTGATGGAAATGCATCTCTTCCCGGTATCGTTGGTGAAAATTATGGTAAAGAGTATTATCAAGCCCTCCTACAGGAGCAAGAAGAACATTATCAAACCAGAGCAACCAGTCTGAAACGCCAGATTGCCCAATTAAAACAAGAATTGCAAGAAATGAGTGAGAAGATGAGATCACTGCAAGAGAGAAAGAATGTAGGGGCTAATGGCATAGGCTATCAAGGCAACAAAGAGCAAGCACCTAGTGATCTTTTAGAGTTTCTTCATTCACAAATTGACAAAGCTGAAGTTAGCATAGGAGCCAAACTGCCTAGTGAGTATGGAGTCATTCCCTTTGAAAGTTTTACCTTAATGAAAGTATTCCAGTTGGAAATGGGTCTCACTCGCCATCCTGAGGAAAAACCAGTTAGAAAAGATAAGCGAGATGAATTGGTAGAAGTTATTGAAGCTGGCTTGGAGGTCATTAATAATCCTGATGAAGACGATGAACAGGAAGATGAGGATGGTCCCCTTGGAGAAAAACTGGTATTTAATGAAAATGACTTCATAGAAG GTTATTATCGCACTGAGAGAGATAAGGGCACACTGTATGAACTCTTTTTTAAGAAAGCAGACCTTATGGAATATAAACATGTGACTCTCTTCCGCCCTTTTGGACCTCTCATGAAAGTGAAGAGCGAGATGATTGACATTACTAGATCAATTATTAATATCATTGTGCCGCTTGCTGAAAGAACCGAAGCATTTGCACAGTTTATGCAGAACTTCAG GGATGTATGTATTCATCAGGACAAGAGAATTCATCTCACAGTGGTGTATTTTGGTAAAGAAGGACTATCTAAAGTCAAGTCTATCCTAGAATCTGTCACAAG TGAGTCTAATTTTCACAATTACACCTTGGTCTCATTGAATGAAGAATTTAATCGTGGACGAGGACTAAATGTGGGTGCCCGAGCTTGGGACAAGGGAGAGGTCTTGATGTTTTTCTGCGATGTTGATATATATTTCTCAGCCGAATTCCTTAACAGCTGCCGGTTAAAT